One genomic segment of Mycolicibacterium chubuense NBB4 includes these proteins:
- the pyrF gene encoding orotidine-5'-phosphate decarboxylase — MGGFGDRLARAMAQRGPLCLGIDPHPELLRAWGLGADADGLARFSEICVAAFGDFAVVKPQVAFFEAYGAAGYAVLEHTIAGLRAAGVLVLADAKRGDIGSTMAAYAQAWAGDSPLAADAVTASPYLGFGSLQPLLDLALARGRGVFVLAATSNPEGASVQRAQAGGRTVAQSIVDAAAAANGTDRAGSVGVVVGATLTDPPDVSALGGPVLVPGVGAQGGRPESLAGLGGARPGQILPAVSRDVLRAGPDPASLRGAAERMRDAVAHLQHNR; from the coding sequence GTGGGCGGGTTCGGTGACCGCCTCGCCCGCGCCATGGCACAGCGCGGACCGCTGTGTCTGGGCATCGACCCGCACCCCGAGCTGCTGCGCGCGTGGGGGCTGGGCGCCGACGCCGACGGCCTGGCCCGGTTCAGCGAGATCTGTGTGGCCGCGTTCGGGGACTTCGCCGTGGTCAAGCCGCAGGTGGCGTTCTTCGAGGCGTACGGCGCAGCGGGGTATGCCGTGCTCGAGCACACGATCGCCGGCCTGCGCGCCGCCGGCGTGCTGGTACTCGCCGACGCGAAGCGCGGCGACATCGGCTCGACGATGGCCGCCTACGCCCAGGCCTGGGCCGGCGACTCGCCGCTGGCCGCCGACGCGGTGACGGCCTCGCCGTACCTGGGCTTCGGTTCGCTGCAGCCGCTGCTGGACCTGGCGCTGGCCCGCGGCCGGGGAGTGTTCGTGCTCGCGGCCACCTCGAATCCCGAGGGGGCGTCGGTGCAGCGCGCGCAGGCCGGCGGGCGCACCGTCGCCCAGTCGATCGTCGACGCCGCCGCAGCGGCCAACGGGACCGACCGCGCCGGATCGGTCGGGGTGGTCGTCGGGGCGACGCTGACGGACCCGCCCGACGTGAGTGCGCTGGGGGGTCCGGTCCTGGTGCCCGGTGTGGGCGCGCAGGGCGGCCGTCCCGAGTCGCTGGCCGGACTCGGAGGCGCCCGGCCCGGGCAAATACTGCCCGCGGTCTCGCGCGACGTGCTGCGCGCTGGACCGGACCCGGCCTCGCTGCGAGGCGCCGCGGAACGGATGCGCGACGCCGTCGCGCACCTGCAGCACAACCGGTAG